A single Cannabis sativa cultivar Pink pepper isolate KNU-18-1 chromosome 7, ASM2916894v1, whole genome shotgun sequence DNA region contains:
- the LOC115697538 gene encoding uncharacterized protein LOC115697538 isoform X2, with protein MSGKGGNNGKGIISSNSSGILSSIPPASRKIVQSLKEIVNNCTEQEIYAMLKDCNMDPNEAVNRLLAQDPFHEVKSKREKKKENKDTTDLRPRGTSSSSNHRGGKGGGDRYSGRGGSSQFSSNDSGAYHGKPAYKKENGSHGYLGSSSSASGVTGNNTNRRPPPSYSDSVSSENKTWPVGSTDGISSTPQPPSGFQSSWLGVPGQVSMADIVKMGRPQPKVSAPSNPPNHGVHHQTVPAPPSAHHNLHLSQDHGSKDSEFHSERGLIQSENIGPNDEWPSIEQPQAASLPSAMDRSEDTESYANNSTNLPVDGASQHLKSQLEEDQVDENDLEETLNAPHIGHASVSGRNMQEDESVGAPVFENNSYEDMSSYQGHGHTYDHNKAEDSVSSMAANLEQLSLQKDDRGAQPEEDVPSVVIPNHLQLHTPDCLNLSFGSFGSTANTAISGSGSFAPRSMNSNLEETSASVDVPAIDTRNTEFYGDEHLGTSDGNMIHRTGANAGEYETSSVPQTEAMKQETSEADQGNQYAFPSSAPGFTYENSQQLNGAFSHPQTSAQMQNLASFSNVMGYTNQLPSTLLASSVQTGREDLAYSPFPVTQLPTKYNNGASSISGPTMSMPEALRAASMSTPQPTQQNVPGGNVATGPALPQHLAVHPYSQTLPFAGNMMSYPFLPPQTYNPYMASAFQQSFANNTYHQSLAAVLPQYKSSVSVSSLPQSAAIASAYGFGSSTSIPGGNFTVNPPTAQTGTTIGYEDVLSSQYKEASHLMSLQQQQNDNSAMWVHGPGSRAMSAVPASTYYGFQGQNQQHAGFRQGQQQPQQPSQQFGAHSYPNFYHSQSGMSLEHQQQQNAREAAAAAASSLGGSQHSQGQVQQQPSKQSQQQQLWQNSY; from the exons ATCCTTTTCATGAAGTGAAGAGCAAacgtgaaaagaaaaaagag AATAAGGATACCACTGATTTGAGGCCTCGCGGTACTAGTAGCTCTTCAAATCATCGTGGTGGTAAGGGTGGCGGGGATCGTTATTCTGGACGTGGTGGTTCAAGCCAGTTCAGCTCTAACG aTTCTGGTGCATATCATGGTAAACCTGCATACAAGAAGGAAAATGGATCACATGGTTATTTAGGATCTTCATCTTCAGCATCGGGTGTGACTGGAAATAATACTAACCGACGACCTCCTCCATCCTACAG TGATTCTGTCTCGTCAGAAAACAAGACATGGCCAGTAGGCTCTACAGATGGTATCTCTTCAACTCCACAGCCACCttctggatttcaatcttccTGGCTGGGGGTCCCCGGTCAAGTATCAATGGCTGATATTGTTAAGATGGGCAGGCCACAGCCAAAGGTTTCTGCCCCGTCTAACCCACCAAACCACGGTGTCCATCATCAAACTGTGCCTGCACCTCCTTCAGCACATCACAATTTGCATTTATCTCAAGACCATGGATCCAAGGATTCAGAGTTTCACAGTGAGAGGGGGCTTATTCAAAGTGAAAACATTGGTCCAAACGATGAATGGCCTTCAATTGAGCAGCCACAAGCTGCAAGTTTGCCCTCTGCCATGGACAGATCTGAGGATACCGAGTCCTATGCTAATAATTCGACCAATTTGCCTGTAGACGGAGCAAGTCAGCATTTGAAATCCCAATTAGAAGAGGATCAAGTAGATGAAAATGATCTTGAAGAGACACTTAATGCTCCTCATATAGGTCATGCTTCTGTATCTGGTAGAAATATGCAAGAGGATGAATCTGTAGGTGCACCTGTTTTCGAGAATAACTCGTATGAAGACATGTCTTCGTATCAAGGACATGGGCATACTTATGACCATAATAAAG CTGAAGACAGCGTTTCATCAATGGCTGCAAACTTGGAGCAACTTAGTTTGCAAAAGGATGATCGAGGAGCACAACCCGAAGAGGATGTTCCTTCTGTTGTTATTCCAAATCACCTACAACTGCACACTCCAGACTGCCTGAACTTGAGCTTTGGGAGTTTCGGATCCACCGCTAACACTGCTATTTCAGGTTCTGGATCATTTGCACCCAGGTCCATGAACAGTAACTTAGAGGAGACATCTGCTTCAGTCGATGTCCCTGCAATTGACACTAG AAATACTGAGTTTTACGGAGACGAGCATCTTGGAACTTCAGATGGAAATATGATTCATAGAACTGGAGCAAATGCTGGAGAATATGAAACCTCTTCTGTTCCTCAGACAGAAGCCATGAAGCAAGAAACTTCTGAAGCTGATCAAGGGAATCAGTATGCATTTCCTTCTTCTGCACCCGGATTTACTTACGAAAATTCTCAGCAGTTGAATGGGGCTTTTAGTCATCCACAGACAAGTGCACAAATGCAGAATCTTGCTTCTTTCTCAAATGTTATG GGCTACACTAATCAATTACCAAGCACTTTGTTGGCTTCGTCTGTTCAAACCGGAAGAGAAGATCTTGCCTATTCACCCTTCCCCGTTACACAATTGCCCACAAAATATAACAACGGGGCTTCTTCTATCAGTGGTCCCACCATGTCCATGCCAGAG GCTTTGCGAGCAGCCAGTATGTCTACACCACAGCCAACTCAACAGAACGTCCCCGGTGGCAATGTAGCTACAGGCCCTGCTCTTCCCCAACATCTTGCTGTGCACCCTTATTCCCAAACTCTTCCGTTCGCCGGCAACATGATGAGTTACCCTTTCTTGCCGCCTCAGACCTACAACCCATATATGGCATCGGCGTTCCAACAATCATTCGCTAACAACACATATCATCAGTCTTTGGCTGCAGTGCTTCCACAGTATAAAAGTAGTGTCTCGGTTAGCAGTTTGCCTCAGTCTGCTGCCATTGCCTCTGCATATGGGTTCGGGAGTTCGACCAGCATTCCCGGAGGAAATTTCACAGTAAACCCACCTACAGCACAGACAGGTACAACCATCGGCTACGAAGATGTCTTAAGCTCTCAATACAAGGAAGCTAGCCACTTAATGTCACTTCAGCAGCAACAG AACGATAACTCAGCAATGTGGGTTCACGGACCGGGGTCACGAGCAATGTCAGCTGTTCCAGCCAGTACTTATTACGGTTTCCAAGGTCAAAATCAACAACACGCTGGATTCCGACAAGGACAGCAGCAGCCACAGCAACCATCCCAACAATTCGGGGCTCATAGTTACCCGAACTTCTACCACTCTCAGTCAGGGATGTCACTGGAACACCAGCAACAACAAAACGCCAGGGaggcagcagcagcagcagcatcATCGCTCGGAGGGTCACAACACTCACAAGGCCAAGTCCAACAACAACCATCGAAGCAATCCCAACAACAGCAGCTATGGCAAAACAGCTACTAA
- the LOC115697538 gene encoding uncharacterized protein LOC115697538 isoform X1, producing the protein MSGKGGNNGKGIISSNSSGILSSIPPASRKIVQSLKEIVNNCTEQEIYAMLKDCNMDPNEAVNRLLAQDPFHEVKSKREKKKENKDTTDLRPRGTSSSSNHRGGKGGGDRYSGRGGSSQFSSNDSGAYHGKPAYKKENGSHGYLGSSSSASGVTGNNTNRRPPPSYSDSVSSENKTWPVGSTDGISSTPQPPSGFQSSWLGVPGQVSMADIVKMGRPQPKVSAPSNPPNHGVHHQTVPAPPSAHHNLHLSQDHGSKDSEFHSERGLIQSENIGPNDEWPSIEQPQAASLPSAMDRSEDTESYANNSTNLPVDGASQHLKSQLEEDQVDENDLEETLNAPHIGHASVSGRNMQEDESVGAPVFENNSYEDMSSYQGHGHTYDHNKAEDSVSSMAANLEQLSLQKDDRGAQPEEDVPSVVIPNHLQLHTPDCLNLSFGSFGSTANTAISGSGSFAPRSMNSNLEETSASVDVPAIDTRNTEFYGDEHLGTSDGNMIHRTGANAGEYETSSVPQTEAMKQETSEADQGNQYAFPSSAPGFTYENSQQLNGAFSHPQTSAQMQNLASFSNVMQGYTNQLPSTLLASSVQTGREDLAYSPFPVTQLPTKYNNGASSISGPTMSMPEALRAASMSTPQPTQQNVPGGNVATGPALPQHLAVHPYSQTLPFAGNMMSYPFLPPQTYNPYMASAFQQSFANNTYHQSLAAVLPQYKSSVSVSSLPQSAAIASAYGFGSSTSIPGGNFTVNPPTAQTGTTIGYEDVLSSQYKEASHLMSLQQQQNDNSAMWVHGPGSRAMSAVPASTYYGFQGQNQQHAGFRQGQQQPQQPSQQFGAHSYPNFYHSQSGMSLEHQQQQNAREAAAAAASSLGGSQHSQGQVQQQPSKQSQQQQLWQNSY; encoded by the exons ATCCTTTTCATGAAGTGAAGAGCAAacgtgaaaagaaaaaagag AATAAGGATACCACTGATTTGAGGCCTCGCGGTACTAGTAGCTCTTCAAATCATCGTGGTGGTAAGGGTGGCGGGGATCGTTATTCTGGACGTGGTGGTTCAAGCCAGTTCAGCTCTAACG aTTCTGGTGCATATCATGGTAAACCTGCATACAAGAAGGAAAATGGATCACATGGTTATTTAGGATCTTCATCTTCAGCATCGGGTGTGACTGGAAATAATACTAACCGACGACCTCCTCCATCCTACAG TGATTCTGTCTCGTCAGAAAACAAGACATGGCCAGTAGGCTCTACAGATGGTATCTCTTCAACTCCACAGCCACCttctggatttcaatcttccTGGCTGGGGGTCCCCGGTCAAGTATCAATGGCTGATATTGTTAAGATGGGCAGGCCACAGCCAAAGGTTTCTGCCCCGTCTAACCCACCAAACCACGGTGTCCATCATCAAACTGTGCCTGCACCTCCTTCAGCACATCACAATTTGCATTTATCTCAAGACCATGGATCCAAGGATTCAGAGTTTCACAGTGAGAGGGGGCTTATTCAAAGTGAAAACATTGGTCCAAACGATGAATGGCCTTCAATTGAGCAGCCACAAGCTGCAAGTTTGCCCTCTGCCATGGACAGATCTGAGGATACCGAGTCCTATGCTAATAATTCGACCAATTTGCCTGTAGACGGAGCAAGTCAGCATTTGAAATCCCAATTAGAAGAGGATCAAGTAGATGAAAATGATCTTGAAGAGACACTTAATGCTCCTCATATAGGTCATGCTTCTGTATCTGGTAGAAATATGCAAGAGGATGAATCTGTAGGTGCACCTGTTTTCGAGAATAACTCGTATGAAGACATGTCTTCGTATCAAGGACATGGGCATACTTATGACCATAATAAAG CTGAAGACAGCGTTTCATCAATGGCTGCAAACTTGGAGCAACTTAGTTTGCAAAAGGATGATCGAGGAGCACAACCCGAAGAGGATGTTCCTTCTGTTGTTATTCCAAATCACCTACAACTGCACACTCCAGACTGCCTGAACTTGAGCTTTGGGAGTTTCGGATCCACCGCTAACACTGCTATTTCAGGTTCTGGATCATTTGCACCCAGGTCCATGAACAGTAACTTAGAGGAGACATCTGCTTCAGTCGATGTCCCTGCAATTGACACTAG AAATACTGAGTTTTACGGAGACGAGCATCTTGGAACTTCAGATGGAAATATGATTCATAGAACTGGAGCAAATGCTGGAGAATATGAAACCTCTTCTGTTCCTCAGACAGAAGCCATGAAGCAAGAAACTTCTGAAGCTGATCAAGGGAATCAGTATGCATTTCCTTCTTCTGCACCCGGATTTACTTACGAAAATTCTCAGCAGTTGAATGGGGCTTTTAGTCATCCACAGACAAGTGCACAAATGCAGAATCTTGCTTCTTTCTCAAATGTTATG CAGGGCTACACTAATCAATTACCAAGCACTTTGTTGGCTTCGTCTGTTCAAACCGGAAGAGAAGATCTTGCCTATTCACCCTTCCCCGTTACACAATTGCCCACAAAATATAACAACGGGGCTTCTTCTATCAGTGGTCCCACCATGTCCATGCCAGAG GCTTTGCGAGCAGCCAGTATGTCTACACCACAGCCAACTCAACAGAACGTCCCCGGTGGCAATGTAGCTACAGGCCCTGCTCTTCCCCAACATCTTGCTGTGCACCCTTATTCCCAAACTCTTCCGTTCGCCGGCAACATGATGAGTTACCCTTTCTTGCCGCCTCAGACCTACAACCCATATATGGCATCGGCGTTCCAACAATCATTCGCTAACAACACATATCATCAGTCTTTGGCTGCAGTGCTTCCACAGTATAAAAGTAGTGTCTCGGTTAGCAGTTTGCCTCAGTCTGCTGCCATTGCCTCTGCATATGGGTTCGGGAGTTCGACCAGCATTCCCGGAGGAAATTTCACAGTAAACCCACCTACAGCACAGACAGGTACAACCATCGGCTACGAAGATGTCTTAAGCTCTCAATACAAGGAAGCTAGCCACTTAATGTCACTTCAGCAGCAACAG AACGATAACTCAGCAATGTGGGTTCACGGACCGGGGTCACGAGCAATGTCAGCTGTTCCAGCCAGTACTTATTACGGTTTCCAAGGTCAAAATCAACAACACGCTGGATTCCGACAAGGACAGCAGCAGCCACAGCAACCATCCCAACAATTCGGGGCTCATAGTTACCCGAACTTCTACCACTCTCAGTCAGGGATGTCACTGGAACACCAGCAACAACAAAACGCCAGGGaggcagcagcagcagcagcatcATCGCTCGGAGGGTCACAACACTCACAAGGCCAAGTCCAACAACAACCATCGAAGCAATCCCAACAACAGCAGCTATGGCAAAACAGCTACTAA
- the LOC115697556 gene encoding uncharacterized protein LOC115697556, with protein MADETISERERRQIDQIMELDNEELLVEEVDEDDEDEEEEEDHRRNIGSSSNSNNNSGFTFNTDLASLHTYLGNVEDTHHRVKVGFLEGGDIFNLPIFYLEGVVLFPEATLPLRVIEPNYIIAIERVLTRAADNDVSSSTIGVVRAYRDDDDRRRRTRTTASFSSVGTTAEIRQYRRLEDGSLNIVTRGKNRFRLRRRYIDSEGVPCGEIHIIEEDLPLKTPIDALGDRLLPLNKDDLVSDESFESSLSLEERRVHRSAIASCSELTENDSDFGLGKSSRRDSEHNINQLRRIPRTFWPFWVYRMYDSYCLAQKASDMWKQIVGAPSMEGLVKKPDLLSFYIASKIPVSESTRQELLEIDGISYRLRREIELLESLNLLKCRNCEAVIARRSDMLVMSSDGPLGAYVNSYGFVHEVITLYRAHDLTLIGTPESEYSWFPGYAWTIADCAACGTQMGWLFTATKKNLKPRLFWGIRSSQVSI; from the exons ATGGCGGACGAAACCATATCAGAGCGAGAAAGACGACAAATTGATCAGATTATGGAGCTCGATAACGAAGAATTACTCGTCGAAGAGGTCGACGAAGACGacgaagacgaagaagaagaggaagatcaTCGTCGCAATATTGGTAGCAGTAGTAATAGTAACAACAACAGTGGATTCACCTTCAATACAGATTTAGCTTCATTACATACATACCTCGGCAATGTAGAAGACACACACCACAGAGTTAAGGTTGGATTTTTGGAAGGCGGCGATATCTTCAACCTTCCGATTTTCTATCTCGAAGGTGTTGTTTTGTTTCCCGAAGCTACACTTCCTCTAAGAGTAATCGAACCTAATTACATAATTGCAATCGAGAGAGTTTTAACACGAGCTGCTGATAATGATGTATCGTCTTCCACAATCGGTGTTGTTCGAGCTTATcgtgatgatgatgatcgaagaagaagaacaagaacaacagcaagcTTTTCGAGTGTTGGAACAACTGCTGAGATTCGACAGTATCGGAGATTGGAAGATGGTTCGTTGAATATTGTTACTCGTGGAAAGAACAGATTTCGTTTGAGACGTCGGTATATTGATTCGGAAGGAGTTCCTTGTGGTGAAATTCATATCATTGAAGAAGATTTGCCACTGAAGACGCCGATTGATGCTTTGGGAGATCGGTTGTTGCCTTTGAATAAGGATGATTTAGTTTCAGATGAAAGCTTTGAAAGTTCATTGTCGTTGGAAGAAAGGAGAGTTCACCGATCTGCAATTGCTTCTTGTTCGGAATTAACAGAGAATGATTCTGATTTTGGATTGGGAAAGAGTTCAAGAAGAGATTCAGAGCATAATATTAATCAGTTGAGGAGAATTCCAAGAACATTTTGGCCATTCTGGGTTTATCGAATGTATGATTCTTATTGTCTTGCTCAAAAGGCTTCAG ATATGTGGAAACAGATAGTTGGAGCACCGAGTATGGAAGGTCTGGTGAAGAAGCCTGATCTTTTGTCATTCTACATTGCGAGTAAAATTCCTGTTTCCGAATCTACAAGACAAGAGCTTCTGGAGATCGACGGCATATCCTATAGGTTGCGTCGGGAAATTGAGCTACTCGAGAGTCTTAATCTCCTTAAATGTAGAAACTGCGAGGCTGTAATTGCAAGGCGAAGTGATATGCTGGTAATGTCAAGCGATGGTCCTCTCGGTGCTTATGTGAACTCGTACGGTTTTGTACATGAGGTCATTACTCTGTACAGAGCACATGACTTAACTCTCATCGGGACACCAGAGAGTGAATACAGTTGGTTTCCCGG GTATGCATGGACAATAGCAGACTGTGCTGCTTGTGGAACCCAAATGGGATGGCTCTTTACAGCCACAAAGAAGAATTTGAAGCCTCGGCTGTTTTGGGGTATTCGGAGTTCTCAAGTTTCCATCTGA
- the LOC133039802 gene encoding uncharacterized protein LOC133039802, with protein sequence MSIFQLPQKIAKEIDRLCRNFLCGEKDDRSKLHMASWNLVCLPRELGGLGFREGPEWNKAALAKYLWAITTKKDVLWVKWVNNLYIKDQEMWSLELKGNVSWYWRKILRLRDSFTREAIMKAGTNGNFSLGKLMTISFRRRQVLDNLVKKHVLIDSAYCPVYEWDLESHEHLFFECPFSWRVMQNIKNWLGEWLWPNSFQLLLEWIQGKRPRSLLIEIYYATLASAIYGIWLNRNLCVFEGKCKVPLYIDRSIKENLKTRLSLIQDRKLSSFERIILRNAKSL encoded by the exons ATGAGCATATTTCAATTACCTCAAAAAATAGCTAAAGAGATTGACCGATTGTGTAGAAACTTTCTTTGCGGGGAAAAGGATGATCGGAGCAAGCTTCATATGGCCTCTTGGAACTTAGTATGTCTACCGAGAGAACTTGGAGGTTTAGGATTTCGAGAAGGTCCTGAATGGAACAAAGCGGCTTTGGCAAAGTATCTATGGGCTATTACTACAAAGAAAGATGTACTTTGGGTAAAATGGGTGAACAATTTGTACATAAAAGATCAAGAGATGTGGTCTCTTGAGCTGAAAGGGAATGTGAGTTGGTATTGGAGGAAAATTCTGAGATTAAGAGATTCATTCACTCGTGAAGCTATCATGAAAGCTGGAACTAATGGCAACTTTTCGTTAGGCAAGCTTATGACTATCTCATTTCGAAGGAGACAAGTTTT GGACAATCTTGTTAAGAAACATGTTCTCATTGATAGTGCCTACTGTCCGGTTTATGAATGGGATCTAGAGTCTCATGAACACTTATTCTTTGAATGTCCTTTTTCTTGGAGAGTGATGCAAAATATCAAGAATTGGTTGGGGGAATGGCTTTGGCCAAATTCTTTTCAGTTGCTTCTTGAGTGGATCCAAGGAAAAAGACCGAGAAGTTTATTAATAGAAATCTACTATGCTACACTAGCTAGTGCCATATATGGAATATGGCTCAATCGGAACTTGTGtgtttttgaaggaaaatgtaAAGTCCCATTGTATATAGATAGAAGCATTAAAGAGAATCTTAAAACTAGATTGTCTCTTATTCAAGATAGAAAGCTTTCTAGTTTTGAGAGAATTATCCTTAGAAATGCTAAAAGTTTGTAA